From a region of the Leptospira kmetyi serovar Malaysia str. Bejo-Iso9 genome:
- the lsa25 gene encoding surface adhesin Lsa25, whose product MKKYKNILILSIALSLFANCEEKPDDTTLGFINEDSKVLLAGMIFFSPYVADPASGTISNNVTGLMWKICSQGQVLRVGQNGTYDCEGINNTSTVIGRYGATLLQYCSLNLNDCNTIALPPVLVGQTPGFTGTSEAYTSCASDRTAGRSDWRLPSFAELKALTGSGSLNALLLKFPNTVEDYYWSSWAKEGAVDTARAVNFGATHFGDDTTFAKTSRYFVRCVRNLP is encoded by the coding sequence ATGAAAAAATATAAGAATATTCTAATACTCAGTATCGCACTTTCTCTTTTCGCAAACTGCGAGGAGAAACCGGACGATACGACTCTGGGCTTTATCAACGAGGATTCCAAGGTTCTTCTTGCGGGAATGATTTTTTTCAGCCCGTATGTGGCCGATCCCGCTTCCGGAACGATTTCGAATAACGTAACTGGGCTTATGTGGAAGATCTGTTCTCAAGGACAGGTTTTGAGAGTGGGGCAGAACGGAACTTACGATTGCGAAGGAATCAACAACACATCCACCGTGATCGGAAGATACGGAGCCACTTTGCTCCAGTATTGTTCCTTGAACTTAAACGATTGTAACACCATCGCGTTGCCTCCCGTGCTCGTGGGACAAACTCCCGGTTTTACCGGAACCAGCGAGGCTTACACTTCCTGCGCATCCGATCGTACGGCGGGTCGTTCGGATTGGAGACTTCCAAGTTTTGCGGAGCTCAAGGCTTTGACCGGATCGGGAAGTTTGAACGCTCTTCTATTAAAGTTTCCGAATACAGTGGAAGACTACTACTGGTCTTCTTGGGCGAAAGAAGGCGCGGTCGATACGGCGCGCGCCGTGAATTTCGGAGCTACGCATTTCGGCGATGATACTACGTTCGCAAAAACGAGCCGTTACTTCGTTCGTTGTGTGAGAAATCTCCCGTAA
- the omp85 gene encoding Omp85 family outer membrane protein → MKKFLKLVSIATCLFALTLTAGSVYAQDKEDCSKLAFVDYSNRKPRTDLPFEISEMRRLRPEDICKKKEGWFPTGLPLLNSDPNVGVGYGVRVFLINNGKKSDPFFEYAPYRFRMFAQYFNTTKNRQYQDVSFDAPYIFDTKWRLRGDLIYDTNPNTLYYGIGEKSLETLSYQERNQPGGEVVRNATYHDREKNIYFTRPGGPGDPVEFQGNNYSGFPTNDAFRVTDRMYNRYDIRSPQANVSGEHIFFGGLVRMVAGLRVSQNIVKTFDGQFVKSTDPLTDGTPFSNSGLAPAGKTKVTEDAQAGRIIGANGGNVNSVRFGLVLDTRDLEPDPNRGVFLEATYEKVAKSLGSDFQYSKYFTQMKVFYSPFPKTFDKLVIAGRGAFGMTDGDAPFFEYRNLWSTEGGITGLGGLRTLRGYKQDRFAGKAMGWGNVEVRWKFFDFTVAGQHFALNLVPFMDFGRVWDDEHNVGLKDYKYSRGMGFRIAWNQSTILMLDYAVSKEDKQIFMNFNHIF, encoded by the coding sequence ATGAAGAAATTTCTGAAACTCGTAAGTATTGCAACTTGTCTGTTCGCTCTGACCTTAACCGCGGGTTCGGTCTATGCGCAAGACAAAGAGGACTGTTCCAAGTTGGCGTTTGTCGATTATAGCAATCGAAAGCCAAGAACGGATTTACCGTTCGAAATCTCGGAAATGAGACGTTTGAGACCCGAAGACATTTGTAAAAAGAAAGAAGGTTGGTTCCCGACAGGGCTTCCTCTTTTGAATTCCGACCCGAACGTGGGCGTGGGTTACGGTGTGCGGGTGTTCCTCATCAACAACGGAAAGAAGTCCGATCCATTTTTCGAATACGCTCCTTATCGTTTTCGGATGTTTGCTCAGTATTTTAACACCACCAAAAACAGACAGTATCAGGACGTCAGCTTCGACGCTCCCTATATCTTCGATACCAAGTGGAGATTGCGCGGGGATTTGATCTATGATACGAACCCGAACACCCTTTACTACGGGATCGGCGAGAAATCTCTCGAAACTCTTTCTTATCAGGAAAGAAATCAACCCGGCGGCGAAGTCGTACGAAACGCGACGTATCACGATCGGGAGAAGAACATTTATTTTACTAGACCCGGCGGTCCCGGAGATCCCGTTGAATTTCAAGGAAATAATTATTCCGGATTTCCTACGAACGACGCGTTTCGCGTAACGGATCGGATGTACAACCGATACGATATCCGTTCTCCACAGGCAAACGTCAGCGGCGAGCATATCTTTTTCGGCGGTTTGGTTCGGATGGTTGCGGGACTTCGCGTTTCGCAGAACATCGTAAAGACGTTTGACGGTCAGTTCGTAAAAAGTACGGATCCTTTGACGGATGGAACTCCTTTCAGCAATTCGGGATTGGCTCCCGCAGGAAAGACGAAAGTGACCGAGGACGCGCAAGCGGGAAGAATCATCGGCGCCAACGGAGGAAACGTAAACTCCGTCCGTTTCGGTTTGGTATTGGATACGCGCGACTTGGAGCCGGATCCGAACCGAGGCGTTTTCTTGGAAGCGACGTATGAGAAGGTCGCAAAGTCCTTGGGTTCCGACTTTCAATACTCGAAATATTTCACTCAAATGAAAGTATTCTACAGTCCGTTTCCAAAAACCTTTGATAAACTGGTAATCGCGGGCCGCGGAGCTTTCGGAATGACGGACGGGGACGCTCCGTTCTTCGAATACAGAAACCTTTGGTCCACCGAAGGCGGGATCACCGGTCTCGGAGGTCTGAGAACTCTACGCGGTTACAAACAAGATCGTTTTGCCGGTAAGGCGATGGGATGGGGGAACGTAGAAGTGCGTTGGAAGTTTTTCGATTTTACGGTCGCCGGACAACACTTCGCATTAAACCTCGTTCCTTTTATGGATTTCGGTCGTGTTTGGGACGATGAGCATAACGTGGGACTCAAGGATTATAAATATTCCCGAGGTATGGGATTTAGAATCGCATGGAACCAAAGTACGATCCTTATGTTGGACTACGCGGTTTCCAAAGAGGACAAACAGATATTTATGAACTTTAACCACATTTTCTGA
- a CDS encoding ankyrin repeat domain-containing protein — MKHKFLIFTMLIFLSDSSSSVFGKNTGSKNSDKNSKAFYYAISDGNLNEVKSMIQEGANANKAFEFEKKITPLGLATLKGHTEVMKLLIENGAKVDYKNSKSDLTPLMIATGNEQADALKILISKGAKVDFRETKSDLTALMYAVETKKYGIAKLLIESGADINAKLDHYDAVMTAAIREDGDEDFIAYLIEKGANVNGINDKGGSLLSKAVQFGLIKTVSLMIQKGANVNFGLESNEFSYPIALAVSHGNLDLVKILIENGAQINVKPGRVAPLLLASHSNHPAIVKYLAKKGADVNFISTVNAGNITALELACSSNFTEVVEELLDHGANPNISSQKDGRTPLFFAAVEGNNDIIKLLLNEGADVNVRSKSGFTALFDAVGFGKIETVKLLIKKGADVNVVDLDGDTPLKVAIHRKFTDIETLLRENGAK, encoded by the coding sequence ATGAAACACAAATTTCTAATTTTTACGATGCTTATCTTTCTAAGTGATTCCTCGTCATCCGTATTCGGTAAAAACACCGGTTCCAAGAATTCGGATAAGAATTCAAAAGCTTTTTATTATGCGATCAGCGATGGAAACCTGAACGAGGTAAAGTCGATGATTCAGGAAGGTGCGAATGCAAATAAGGCATTCGAATTTGAAAAGAAGATTACTCCTTTGGGACTTGCAACTCTCAAAGGGCACACGGAAGTTATGAAACTTCTCATTGAAAACGGTGCAAAAGTAGACTATAAGAATAGCAAATCCGACCTTACTCCGCTGATGATCGCGACGGGAAACGAACAAGCGGATGCTCTTAAAATTCTCATTTCTAAAGGAGCGAAAGTTGATTTTAGAGAAACGAAATCAGACCTTACGGCATTGATGTACGCGGTCGAAACAAAGAAATATGGAATCGCAAAACTTTTGATTGAAAGCGGAGCGGATATTAATGCGAAATTAGACCATTACGACGCGGTGATGACTGCCGCAATAAGAGAAGACGGCGATGAAGACTTTATCGCATATCTTATCGAAAAAGGCGCGAATGTAAACGGGATCAACGACAAAGGCGGATCTCTGTTATCCAAAGCGGTCCAGTTCGGTCTTATAAAGACCGTTTCCCTCATGATTCAAAAAGGTGCGAACGTGAATTTCGGTTTGGAATCGAACGAGTTTTCTTATCCAATCGCTCTCGCCGTTTCCCATGGAAATTTAGATCTTGTAAAAATATTAATCGAAAACGGAGCGCAAATCAATGTAAAACCGGGAAGAGTAGCCCCGCTTTTACTCGCGAGCCATTCCAATCATCCGGCAATCGTCAAATACCTCGCAAAAAAAGGAGCGGACGTGAATTTTATCTCTACGGTGAACGCCGGGAATATCACGGCTCTTGAACTTGCTTGTTCCAGCAATTTCACGGAAGTCGTCGAAGAGCTTTTGGACCACGGAGCGAATCCGAATATTTCCAGTCAGAAAGATGGGCGAACTCCTTTGTTCTTTGCCGCAGTCGAAGGGAATAACGATATCATTAAGTTACTGTTAAACGAAGGCGCCGATGTTAACGTCAGATCCAAATCGGGATTTACCGCTTTGTTTGACGCGGTCGGCTTCGGAAAAATCGAAACGGTAAAACTTTTAATCAAGAAAGGAGCCGACGTAAACGTGGTAGATCTCGACGGAGATACGCCGCTCAAGGTGGCAATTCATCGTAAATTTACGGACATAGAAACTCTGTTACGGGAGAACGGGGCTAAATAA
- a CDS encoding acetyl-CoA carboxylase biotin carboxyl carrier protein subunit produces the protein MIEENFRFKHREEEIPVRVRTSSPGDMSVSITLGGTVHDFRISRNFQSEGNGLFSGPGNHWRILRKGNQIFIHYKGWNTKIVLSNREIHLEEGSGGLIKSPMPGKVIRVLVAPGTAVKKGTVLAIVEAMKMENNILSPGEGTVEEVLTKEGSMVSQDDVILKLNLGQ, from the coding sequence GTGATCGAGGAAAATTTTCGATTTAAACATAGGGAAGAAGAAATCCCCGTTCGTGTTCGAACCAGTTCTCCCGGCGATATGTCCGTATCGATTACGTTAGGCGGAACCGTTCACGACTTTCGGATTTCCAGAAATTTTCAGAGCGAAGGCAACGGACTTTTTTCGGGTCCTGGAAATCACTGGAGAATTCTCCGCAAAGGAAACCAGATCTTCATCCACTACAAAGGTTGGAACACGAAGATCGTTCTTTCGAACCGAGAGATTCATCTCGAAGAGGGAAGCGGAGGTTTGATCAAAAGTCCGATGCCCGGTAAGGTGATTCGAGTTCTGGTGGCTCCGGGAACCGCGGTAAAAAAAGGAACCGTTCTCGCGATCGTGGAAGCGATGAAGATGGAAAACAACATTCTTTCTCCCGGTGAAGGAACCGTCGAAGAGGTTTTGACGAAGGAAGGAAGTATGGTTTCCCAAGACGACGTCATTCTAAAATTGAATCTCGGTCAGTGA
- a CDS encoding acetyl-CoA carboxylase biotin carboxylase subunit produces MISKLLIANRGEIAVRVIRTCKKLGIKTVAVYSDADKDSPHVKLADESVYVGEPSPGSSYLNIPNILEAIRKTKADAVHPGYGFLSEKTEFANALEKENILFLGPSPESMELMGDKINSRIKMEAAGVPVVPGYNGQNQDPKILQKEAERIGYPLMIKATAGGGGKGMKRVYKPEEFLSSLESAQREAQKAFGDGTVFIEKYIETPRHIEVQVFGDKHGNVMHLFERECSIQRRHQKVIEESPAPNLPSSLRDEICQVAVKAAQSIRYVGAGTVEFILGKDGKFYFLEMNTRLQVEHPVTEYITGQDLVEWQIRVAEGKKLSDLTGGKALTQNGHAIEARIYAEDPENNFLPSTGILEYIEFPDRDFLRVDTGVETGSEITVYYDPMIAKMISWGKTREECATRLRESIDSTVIFGPVTNTFYLSGILSHEEFKKGLTHTHFLEEHSIAYTPERDVQADAFSFAAAALSEKKKSQGIWEAVGQGGFW; encoded by the coding sequence TTGATTTCAAAACTTTTGATCGCCAATCGCGGAGAAATCGCGGTTCGTGTGATCCGCACTTGTAAAAAACTGGGAATCAAAACCGTGGCCGTGTATTCGGACGCGGATAAGGATTCTCCCCACGTAAAACTCGCGGACGAATCCGTGTATGTCGGAGAACCGAGCCCCGGTTCTTCTTATTTAAATATTCCTAATATTCTCGAAGCGATCCGTAAAACGAAAGCGGACGCGGTGCATCCCGGCTACGGATTTTTATCCGAAAAAACCGAGTTCGCAAACGCATTAGAAAAAGAGAATATTCTTTTTCTCGGACCGAGTCCCGAGTCCATGGAGCTGATGGGCGATAAGATCAATTCTCGGATTAAGATGGAAGCCGCCGGAGTTCCGGTCGTTCCGGGTTACAACGGACAAAATCAGGATCCAAAGATTCTCCAGAAGGAAGCCGAAAGAATCGGGTATCCTCTGATGATCAAGGCGACCGCGGGAGGAGGCGGAAAAGGAATGAAGAGGGTTTACAAACCCGAAGAGTTTCTTTCCTCCCTCGAATCCGCGCAAAGGGAAGCACAGAAGGCCTTCGGAGACGGAACCGTGTTCATCGAAAAGTATATCGAAACTCCGCGTCATATCGAAGTGCAGGTTTTCGGAGACAAACACGGAAACGTTATGCACCTTTTCGAACGGGAATGTTCGATCCAAAGAAGACATCAGAAAGTCATCGAAGAATCTCCGGCGCCGAATCTTCCTTCTTCGCTTCGGGACGAAATCTGTCAGGTCGCGGTCAAAGCGGCGCAATCGATCCGATACGTTGGGGCGGGGACCGTGGAGTTCATTCTCGGGAAGGACGGAAAGTTTTATTTTCTCGAAATGAATACGAGACTCCAAGTGGAACATCCCGTGACCGAATACATCACCGGACAAGATCTTGTCGAATGGCAGATCCGGGTCGCGGAAGGAAAAAAACTTTCCGATCTTACCGGAGGAAAGGCGCTTACGCAGAACGGTCACGCGATCGAAGCTCGTATCTACGCGGAAGATCCCGAAAATAATTTCTTACCTTCCACGGGTATATTAGAATATATTGAATTTCCAGATCGCGATTTTTTGAGAGTGGACACGGGAGTGGAAACCGGATCGGAGATCACGGTCTACTACGATCCGATGATCGCCAAGATGATCTCTTGGGGAAAAACCAGGGAAGAATGCGCAACCCGTCTTCGGGAATCCATCGATTCCACGGTGATCTTCGGACCGGTCACGAATACGTTTTACTTATCCGGAATTCTTTCCCATGAAGAATTTAAAAAAGGTCTGACTCACACGCACTTTCTGGAAGAACATTCGATCGCATATACGCCCGAGAGGGACGTGCAAGCGGATGCGTTCTCCTTTGCGGCTGCGGCCCTTTCCGAAAAGAAAAAATCCCAGGGAATCTGGGAGGCGGTTGGTCAGGGAGGTTTCTGGTGA
- a CDS encoding lysophospholipid acyltransferase family protein: protein MNPLKFMESRLGRFPKSYRRLVLKTYLITLPLVFSFAFPSLVAGLFFALIGNQKRKNAAFLKGSAVWGDAIRWMSGTRFLRIGEFQIPAKGHMIFVNHVNELDFPYDCLVINKPYLANQVIKKTLIAYWWMKAMGSQVFESSKAATIAVSVRNLLKGLSDASFIVYPEGHNSYSEEIQPMQKGMIKLAWENKIPVVVVLKSGLTGYQTLEKGFVVAYKQIGTYDPTKYETWEEFKDFIHETMEREKKSLDGSLSSEAKKESVLAS, encoded by the coding sequence ATGAACCCATTGAAATTTATGGAAAGTCGATTGGGCCGCTTTCCGAAATCTTATCGTAGGCTCGTTCTTAAAACCTATTTAATCACACTTCCGCTCGTATTCAGTTTTGCGTTTCCCAGTTTGGTCGCGGGCTTGTTTTTCGCGTTGATCGGAAATCAAAAAAGAAAGAACGCCGCTTTTCTAAAAGGCTCCGCGGTTTGGGGAGATGCGATTCGCTGGATGAGCGGAACCCGTTTTTTAAGAATCGGAGAATTTCAAATTCCCGCCAAAGGTCACATGATCTTTGTGAACCACGTAAACGAACTCGACTTCCCATACGATTGCCTCGTGATCAACAAACCGTATCTCGCCAACCAAGTGATCAAAAAAACTCTGATCGCGTATTGGTGGATGAAGGCGATGGGTTCTCAGGTTTTCGAATCCTCTAAGGCCGCGACGATTGCCGTTTCCGTAAGAAATCTTCTCAAAGGGTTGAGCGACGCTTCGTTTATCGTATATCCGGAAGGTCATAATTCTTACAGCGAAGAAATCCAACCGATGCAAAAGGGAATGATCAAACTCGCTTGGGAGAATAAGATCCCCGTCGTCGTCGTTTTGAAATCGGGACTTACCGGTTATCAAACCTTGGAGAAGGGATTTGTCGTCGCTTACAAACAGATCGGAACCTACGATCCAACGAAATACGAAACTTGGGAAGAATTTAAGGATTTCATCCACGAAACGATGGAACGAGAAAAGAAGTCCTTGGACGGGAGTCTTTCTTCCGAAGCCAAAAAGGAATCGGTGTTAGCCTCTTGA
- a CDS encoding LIC11274 family protein produces the protein MKRLILILIAISILPVSVFGEAVSSKAYKKRVELLVYLRAIEPIVRNYKGEVPGGQNQQNAGGTAPANNQQGGTPEQDGDRIKKYKELKRLYQEGLQYFFENNHVNAYRRFLEAQLGTEMLLEELSQYYVERTDEILKAAIEKKNPNNPEDRNLVDIAIEWSKNSFVVRDMTADREAPLTRRMYNPRDFHYVTNKYAIEKNMETGYKFLGLAKEARNNALKIEKHLEKHQKLQPSHRKHRIEHYIAAIQLCRDARANAINIFKLKYPYDNYYLFKSDAKTEAIKDDEGKAGPSEPVVLQGVTYDFSQNPTLEYDHRLSPVFDRRIPEEYRRDAVDVLEKIYDDEVKNRLFLKWDPEKRKQLIGDKAPANK, from the coding sequence ATGAAACGACTGATTCTCATATTAATTGCCATCTCCATTCTTCCCGTTTCCGTATTCGGGGAAGCGGTCTCCAGTAAGGCCTATAAAAAAAGGGTGGAACTACTCGTTTATCTCCGCGCGATTGAACCGATCGTTCGGAACTACAAAGGCGAAGTTCCGGGCGGACAGAATCAGCAAAACGCGGGTGGAACGGCTCCGGCTAACAACCAGCAAGGCGGAACCCCCGAGCAGGACGGAGACAGAATTAAAAAATACAAGGAACTCAAACGTCTCTATCAAGAAGGACTTCAATACTTCTTCGAGAACAACCACGTAAACGCCTACAGAAGATTCTTGGAAGCGCAACTCGGAACCGAAATGCTTCTGGAAGAACTTTCCCAATATTACGTGGAAAGAACGGACGAGATTCTCAAAGCGGCGATCGAGAAAAAAAATCCGAACAACCCGGAAGACAGAAACCTCGTCGATATCGCGATCGAGTGGAGTAAGAATTCTTTCGTAGTTCGGGACATGACCGCGGACCGCGAAGCTCCTCTCACAAGAAGAATGTACAACCCGAGAGACTTTCATTACGTAACCAATAAATACGCGATCGAAAAGAATATGGAAACCGGTTATAAATTTCTGGGACTCGCTAAGGAAGCGCGTAACAACGCACTCAAGATCGAAAAACATCTCGAGAAACATCAGAAACTTCAACCGAGCCATAGAAAACATAGAATCGAACATTACATCGCAGCGATTCAGCTTTGCAGAGACGCAAGAGCGAACGCGATCAATATCTTTAAGTTGAAGTATCCGTACGATAACTACTATCTTTTCAAAAGCGACGCGAAGACCGAAGCGATCAAAGACGACGAAGGAAAGGCCGGTCCTTCCGAGCCGGTGGTTTTACAGGGAGTTACTTACGACTTTTCTCAAAACCCGACTTTGGAATACGATCATAGACTGAGCCCCGTGTTCGACAGAAGAATTCCGGAAGAATATCGCAGAGACGCGGTGGACGTTCTGGAAAAAATCTACGACGACGAAGTGAAAAACAGACTTTTCCTAAAATGGGATCCCGAAAAGCGTAAACAGTTGATCGGAGATAAGGCTCCCGCTAACAAATAA
- a CDS encoding DUF2225 domain-containing protein — MTASALAQGKKISFRAKEDTVCPICHEVHQKENMFQGGGRLIAGKLTIELRRLYEKNKKFGRVSPNDYVISVCPRCLYSSFTKDWSTLDAEENEKIRSQSDTRRSNLEKILGPLDFYQERNLVLGAASYLLTIECYQNRKVTVAPTPKKAVCAVRGAWYFDDLNNDFPNMGFDKVRDLLYQKAAGWYTDTMEIMQSGSEPVDQASYLLGPDTDKNWAFDGVIYLSAYLTMKFKDQLATDPAAKLNLLVRAKRTLSRLYGSGKGSKSKPSVIIDMAKELYDEYNKLIEEMGGEK; from the coding sequence ATGACAGCCAGCGCACTAGCACAAGGAAAAAAGATCTCGTTCCGCGCAAAGGAAGATACGGTTTGTCCGATCTGTCACGAGGTTCATCAAAAAGAAAACATGTTTCAGGGCGGCGGCCGTTTGATCGCCGGAAAACTGACCATAGAACTCAGAAGACTTTACGAAAAGAATAAGAAATTCGGCCGTGTCAGTCCCAATGATTATGTCATCAGCGTTTGTCCCCGTTGTCTTTATTCTTCCTTTACCAAGGATTGGTCCACGTTAGACGCGGAGGAAAACGAAAAGATCCGCTCCCAATCCGATACGAGACGTTCCAATTTGGAAAAGATTCTCGGACCCTTGGATTTTTATCAGGAACGCAATTTGGTTCTTGGAGCCGCTTCCTATCTTCTCACCATAGAATGTTATCAAAACCGAAAAGTCACCGTGGCGCCGACTCCGAAAAAAGCGGTCTGCGCGGTTCGCGGGGCTTGGTATTTCGACGATCTGAACAACGACTTCCCGAACATGGGATTCGATAAGGTTCGGGATCTTCTCTATCAAAAAGCCGCGGGTTGGTACACCGACACGATGGAAATCATGCAGAGCGGATCGGAACCGGTGGATCAGGCTTCTTATCTTTTGGGTCCCGATACGGATAAGAATTGGGCCTTTGACGGAGTCATTTATCTTTCCGCTTATCTTACGATGAAGTTCAAGGATCAGCTCGCGACCGATCCCGCCGCGAAACTCAATCTTTTGGTTCGCGCAAAAAGAACCCTTTCCAGACTCTACGGTTCCGGAAAAGGGTCCAAATCAAAACCGTCCGTGATCATCGACATGGCGAAAGAACTCTACGACGAATACAACAAGCTCATCGAGGAAATGGGGGGGGAAAAATAA
- the truA gene encoding tRNA pseudouridine(38-40) synthase TruA yields MNYALLVEYDGLCFNGFQTQKGFPSVQENLEKAAKILLQEKIAVVGAGRTDTGVHARGMIVNFKTTKVVDNFGKFLLGMNAITDGGVAILSMTEVAENFDSRFTCTSREYEYLILNTKYPRPTWKNRAFWYQHKIDVPRLEAELELLKGEHDFRSLAKVASMKNRSTVRTILDTGLERSAEFDGLLKVRIRANGFLHNMIRILTGTLLEIANGKRQDTNVLDILSSKDRTIAGITLPPQGLYFIRAYYDSNPGIDSMYALRDFQ; encoded by the coding sequence ATAAACTACGCCCTCCTCGTCGAATACGACGGACTTTGTTTCAACGGTTTTCAAACTCAAAAAGGTTTTCCAAGCGTTCAGGAGAATTTAGAAAAAGCCGCAAAGATTCTCCTCCAAGAAAAGATCGCAGTTGTCGGCGCCGGTAGAACGGACACGGGAGTTCACGCTCGCGGAATGATCGTGAACTTCAAAACTACCAAGGTCGTGGACAATTTCGGCAAATTCCTTTTGGGAATGAACGCGATCACCGACGGCGGAGTCGCGATTCTCAGCATGACCGAAGTCGCCGAGAACTTCGATTCCCGTTTTACCTGCACTTCGAGAGAATACGAATATCTGATTCTCAACACGAAGTATCCCAGACCCACTTGGAAAAATCGAGCCTTCTGGTATCAACATAAGATTGACGTTCCGCGCTTGGAAGCCGAACTTGAATTATTAAAAGGAGAACACGATTTTCGCAGTTTGGCGAAGGTTGCGTCCATGAAGAATCGTTCCACAGTTCGGACGATTTTGGACACGGGACTGGAACGAAGCGCCGAATTTGACGGTCTCCTGAAAGTAAGAATCCGGGCGAACGGCTTTCTTCACAATATGATTCGGATTCTTACGGGTACCCTTCTGGAAATCGCAAACGGCAAACGACAAGACACGAACGTTTTGGATATTCTTTCCTCGAAAGACAGAACGATCGCGGGTATCACTCTTCCTCCTCAGGGACTTTATTTTATCAGAGCGTATTACGATTCCAATCCGGGAATCGATTCCATGTATGCTCTGCGGGACTTTCAATAA
- a CDS encoding LIC11270 family surface protein: MKRSYFPFVILLSSFLMFFCRVGDWHGKGSSDPVISTLFNQRMLLLVKGTYATDNPIGFEAYSGGTGQIYQDNAGTGLDPIPDLTGMPLAQNLPIFIDIGEIRISTKYEQGLYNLSLIKNVKDTKKFWDDIAPNRQVFCTIPYTTNSNSCRLNDGELKAIQFFNGEGVVYPSNDPTSATDLGAFGNGPVQFYYTGLYLRNLVTAWATEPGLTFSNLTLFDNYRVPGINIVPRLSYKPGADATTKTIFPPLVFPALYTADNGDEDMIIHPGFDPYILEVRINLKENLMVHSYVSSLGGVRTLVGVSDWKADSNHNGESDMGGGLLLRSRIIRPEIASSLTVLGGTASTTHYYGVYRSVELDMDNKLPLMASPVQGAATKLKYIHPGEYRLRCLGDLARVDGYPETVVRETTFTVPDNAPRSEVQVSLSCP, from the coding sequence ATGAAACGATCCTATTTTCCATTCGTAATTCTACTTTCCAGTTTTCTAATGTTCTTCTGCAGGGTCGGAGACTGGCACGGAAAAGGTTCCAGCGATCCCGTGATCAGCACGCTCTTCAACCAAAGAATGCTTCTTCTCGTAAAAGGAACATACGCCACGGATAATCCGATCGGTTTCGAAGCGTATTCCGGAGGGACGGGACAAATTTATCAGGATAACGCGGGCACAGGTTTGGATCCGATTCCCGATTTGACCGGAATGCCGCTCGCGCAGAATCTTCCGATCTTTATCGACATCGGAGAAATCCGTATTTCCACGAAATACGAACAGGGTCTTTACAATCTCAGTTTGATCAAAAACGTAAAGGATACGAAAAAATTCTGGGACGATATCGCTCCGAACCGTCAGGTGTTTTGTACGATTCCTTATACTACGAACTCCAACTCCTGTCGTTTGAACGACGGAGAATTGAAGGCGATTCAATTCTTCAACGGAGAAGGAGTCGTGTATCCTTCGAACGATCCGACTTCGGCAACGGACTTGGGAGCTTTCGGAAACGGTCCCGTTCAATTCTATTATACCGGTTTGTATCTTAGAAACCTAGTGACCGCTTGGGCGACGGAACCGGGTCTTACGTTTTCCAATCTTACCTTGTTCGACAACTATCGTGTTCCCGGAATCAACATCGTTCCCCGTTTGAGCTACAAACCCGGAGCCGACGCGACTACGAAAACGATCTTCCCTCCTCTTGTGTTTCCCGCTCTTTATACGGCGGACAACGGAGACGAGGACATGATCATTCATCCCGGATTCGATCCTTATATTTTGGAAGTAAGAATCAACCTTAAGGAAAATCTAATGGTTCATTCTTACGTTTCGAGTTTGGGCGGAGTAAGAACGTTAGTCGGCGTGAGCGACTGGAAAGCGGACAGCAATCACAACGGAGAATCGGATATGGGTGGAGGTCTTTTGCTCCGCTCGAGAATCATCCGTCCCGAAATCGCGTCCAGCTTGACCGTGTTAGGCGGAACCGCTTCTACCACTCACTACTACGGAGTGTATCGTTCCGTCGAACTCGATATGGATAATAAACTTCCTTTGATGGCTTCTCCCGTGCAAGGCGCCGCTACAAAATTGAAATACATTCATCCCGGTGAATACAGACTTCGTTGTTTGGGCGATTTGGCGAGAGTGGACGGTTATCCGGAAACTGTCGTTAGAGAAACGACGTTTACGGTTCCGGATAACGCACCTCGTTCCGAGGTTCAAGTCAGCCTGAGCTGTCCTTAA